CGGTGGTCTGCGTTACGTGGAAATTTCGGGCGCCTTGGGGGATTTGAGCTGTCGCTGCGCCTTAGTACCGGTTTTGCCGGCTCCGGTTTACCAAGACGCACTGGTAGACGCAACCGGCCTTTTGCCGGCTCTCACGACCTTAAAAGAAGAGGTCGGAATTTCTCCCGTGCCCGTCTCCTTGGGCCTGCCTCCGCGCGACGTGCTGTTGCGCGTCGTGGAACTTCCCCCCATGGAGCTCGAGGAGGCGCGCGCGGCTATAGGTTTTGAGTTCGAGAGGCACTTCCCATTCCCCGCATCAGAAGCCACTTACGACCTGGCACCTGTTGAGTTTCCGGGGAGCGAAGGAAGGTTTCTGCTACTCGTAGCGGCCTCAAGGAGGAAGAGCGTAGAAGTGCTCGTGGATGTCGCCTCTAAGGGCGGGTTGAACCTGTCGGCTCTGGAGCCAGCCAACCTCGCCACCTTCAGGGCAGTCTGCGGCCCTGAAGGTGGCAAAGGCGGCTTTATGGTGCTCATTTTGGGTGAGGAGACGTCGCAGCTCGTAGTGGCTTATAAGGATAACGGAATTCTCTTCCGCACGCTCCTTTTTGGCTTGAAGAGCTCTCCCGTCGAGGAACTTGCCTCCGACCTGACTCGAGAGATAACATCTACTGCAACATACATCGGAGGGACCTTCAGAGGGCTAAAGGTAGAGGTGTTAATTATAAATGGCGGTGGAGAGGATGTGGCCAGCGCCATTCAGGACAAGGTGAGCCTGCCCGTAGCGCTAACGACGGGTGTATGGGATGTTTGGGACATTAAGCCACCCAAGAGCCTCACTGAAGACGGATGGGAGGCAGCCATCGGGCTTGCCGTGAGGGGTCTGTTGTGAAAGTGAAACTGGACTTGAGGCCGCGCGAGGCGATAATAGCTGCGCAAAAGAAGATAGACTTAGTGCGCCTCACAGCCCTTACCTTAATATGCCTTTTCCCGCTTATGGCTTGTACTTCTTTGGTTTACGGCTTTTTGTTGTCACAGGAGCTTGCATCTCGGGTAAAAAGCTTAAACTTATCAGTTGACATGCTAAAAAAGCGGCACGCTAATATCAGCGAGAATTTGGCTGCCTTAAAGGACGATGTGGAACTATACAGGAAGGCCATAGCCTTTATAAAGGCTGAGCCTCCTGTTTTGGAATGCTTGTCGGCCGTTGAGGAAGCGCTTTCGGATGAGACGTGGCTTTCAAAACTTGAAATAAGGGCAGGCAGGGCAACATTTCAAGGTTATGCTCCTACCGAGGGGGAAGTTGTGGAATTCGCGAGGAGGCTTTTGGCCTCTCCCGTGGTTTTAAACGTGGACCTTCCGGTCACACGAAAAATCGTAAAAGACCGCGAAGGTATAGTCGAATTCAACTTGAACTGCTCACTTAAAGGCTTTAGCGAACTTTACAATAGCACTGAAGATGGGCTTCTTAAAGAATAGGCAAGCCACTGTAATTTTGGCTTCTTTGCTCATATTTGCCTTCCTTGTCTTAGGAGAGCTCCACTTTGCAAATGAGGTGACGACCTTACGGAAAGAGATTGCGCGCCTCGAAGAGGAAAGGACCCTTTATGAGTTGCAAATCGAACGCGCTGCGTCTGAGGCAAGGGCGTACGAAGATGCCAGGCTTAAGCTTTTGAAGTATCCCATGAGGATACTCGAGGACGAAGTCTCGTTTTATTCGGGCGTAGAAAGCGCACTGACGCGAAACGAGATTAGCGTCGCGGACGTCCATCCCGTCGAGGGTGAAAAAGGAGTTGTGGCGGCCCAGGTGAATTTCACCGGTAGCTACGTCTCGGTCCTCAAGGCTATAACTGACTGGAGACAGATGGATGGGGTAGCCCGCTTAAAATTCTTGGTTTTTTTGCCTGGAGATGGTAGCACAGTCCGCGGGACGGCCGTTTTAGAATCCATCCTGAAAAGGTAAGTCATG
This genomic window from Acetomicrobium sp. S15 = DSM 107314 contains:
- the pilM gene encoding type IV pilus biogenesis protein PilM; amino-acid sequence: MSIEPGGLRYVEISGALGDLSCRCALVPVLPAPVYQDALVDATGLLPALTTLKEEVGISPVPVSLGLPPRDVLLRVVELPPMELEEARAAIGFEFERHFPFPASEATYDLAPVEFPGSEGRFLLLVAASRRKSVEVLVDVASKGGLNLSALEPANLATFRAVCGPEGGKGGFMVLILGEETSQLVVAYKDNGILFRTLLFGLKSSPVEELASDLTREITSTATYIGGTFRGLKVEVLIINGGGEDVASAIQDKVSLPVALTTGVWDVWDIKPPKSLTEDGWEAAIGLAVRGLL
- a CDS encoding PilN domain-containing protein, with the translated sequence MKVKLDLRPREAIIAAQKKIDLVRLTALTLICLFPLMACTSLVYGFLLSQELASRVKSLNLSVDMLKKRHANISENLAALKDDVELYRKAIAFIKAEPPVLECLSAVEEALSDETWLSKLEIRAGRATFQGYAPTEGEVVEFARRLLASPVVLNVDLPVTRKIVKDREGIVEFNLNCSLKGFSELYNSTEDGLLKE